Proteins encoded within one genomic window of Pongo pygmaeus isolate AG05252 chromosome 6, NHGRI_mPonPyg2-v2.0_pri, whole genome shotgun sequence:
- the LOC129040470 gene encoding uncharacterized protein LOC129040470 isoform X2: MMVMTVMMVMTVLMVIVMVMMVMMEIMVMVMMITMVKMMTITMVVMIMEEVGVIVVMMMEVMAMVMMMVVMMVMMVEVILMVTVMIAMAEVMVIVMMMVVMVMMVMMMEAMVMMMMMVVMMVMMVEVILMVIVMMMVEVMVIVMMMVVMVMMVMMMEVMAMVMMMMMVVMMVMMVEVILMVIVMMMVEVTVIVMMMVVMVMMVMMMEVMAMVMMMVVMTVMMVEVILMVIVMMMVEVMVMMLIRMVMMVEVTVVAMVMMMMMMMVLVMMMIKMIMMVEGMIMVEVIVIVTMMVEMTVMMMIRMIMMVEVTVMMLIRMVMMVEVTVVAMVMMMMMMMVLVMMMIKMIMMVEVTVVAMVMMMMMMMMVLVMMMIKMIMMVEVMIMIEVIVIMMMMWR, encoded by the exons atgatggtgatgacggtgatgatggtgatgacggtgctgatggtgattgtgatggtaatgatggtgatgatggagataatggtgatggtgatgatgataacgATGGTAAAAATGATGACGATTACGATGGTGGTGATGATCATGGAAGAAGTGggggtgatagtggtgatgatgatggaggtAATggcgatggtgatgatgatggtagtaatgatggtaatgatggtggaggtgatactgatggtgacagtgatgataGCCATGGCAgaggtgatggtgatagtgatgatgatggtggtgatggtgatgatggtgatgatgatggaggcgatggtgatgatgatgatgatggtagtaatgatggtaatgatggtggaggtgatactgatggtgatagtgatgatgatggtggaggtgatggtgatagtgatgatgatggtggtgatggtgatgatggtgatgatgatggaggtgatggcgatggtgatgatgatgatgatggtagtaatgatggtaatgatggtggaggtgatactgatggtgatagtgatgatgatggtggaggtgacggtgatagtgatgatgatggtggtgatggtgatgatggtgatgatgatggaggtgatggcgatggtgatgatgatggtagtaaTGACGGTAATGATGGTGGAGGTGATactgatggtgatagtgatgatgatggtggaggtgatggtgatgatgttgataaggatggtaatgatggtggagGTGACAGTGGTggcaatggtgatgatgatgatgatgatgatggtgttggtgatgatgatgataaagatgataatgatggtggag GGGATGATCATGGTAGAGGTAATAGTGATAGTGACGATGATGGTGGAGATgacggtgatgatgatgataaggatgataatgatggtggagGTGACGGTGATGATGTTGATAaggatggtaatgatggtggagGTGACagtggtggcgatggtgatgatgatgatgatgatgatggtgttggtgatgatgatgataaagatgataatgatggtggagGTGACagtggtggcgatggtgatgatgatgatgatgatgatgatggtgttggtgatgatgatgataaagatgataatgatggtggagGTGATGATCATGATAGAGGTAatagtgataatgatgatgatgtggaggtga
- the LOC129040470 gene encoding uncharacterized protein LOC129040470 isoform X1 codes for MMVMTVMMVMTVLMVIVMVMMVMMEIMVMVMMITMVKMMTITMVVMIMEEVGVIVVMMMEVMAMVMMMVVMMVMMVEVILMVTVMIAMAEVMVIVMMMVVMVMMVMMMEAMVMMMMMVVMMVMMVEVILMVIVMMMVEVMVIVMMMVVMVMMVMMMEVMAMVMMMMMVVMMVMMVEVILMVIVMMMVEVTVIVMMMVVMVMMVMMMEVMAMVMMMVVMTVMMVEVILMVIVMMMVEVMVMMLIRMVMMVEVTVVAMVMMMMMMMVLVMMMIKMIMMVEVMIVIEVIVIVTMMVEMTVMMMIRMIMMVEVTVMMLIRMVMMVEVTVVAMVMMMMMMMVLVMMMIKMIMMVEVTVVAMVMMMMMMMMVLVMMMIKMIMMVEVMIMIEVIVIMMMMWR; via the exons atgatggtgatgacggtgatgatggtgatgacggtgctgatggtgattgtgatggtaatgatggtgatgatggagataatggtgatggtgatgatgataacgATGGTAAAAATGATGACGATTACGATGGTGGTGATGATCATGGAAGAAGTGggggtgatagtggtgatgatgatggaggtAATggcgatggtgatgatgatggtagtaatgatggtaatgatggtggaggtgatactgatggtgacagtgatgataGCCATGGCAgaggtgatggtgatagtgatgatgatggtggtgatggtgatgatggtgatgatgatggaggcgatggtgatgatgatgatgatggtagtaatgatggtaatgatggtggaggtgatactgatggtgatagtgatgatgatggtggaggtgatggtgatagtgatgatgatggtggtgatggtgatgatggtgatgatgatggaggtgatggcgatggtgatgatgatgatgatggtagtaatgatggtaatgatggtggaggtgatactgatggtgatagtgatgatgatggtggaggtgacggtgatagtgatgatgatggtggtgatggtgatgatggtgatgatgatggaggtgatggcgatggtgatgatgatggtagtaaTGACGGTAATGATGGTGGAGGTGATactgatggtgatagtgatgatgatggtggaggtgatggtgatgatgttgataaggatggtaatgatggtggagGTGACAGTGGTggcaatggtgatgatgatgatgatgatgatggtgttggtgatgatgatgataaagatgataatgatggtggagGTGATGATCGTGATAGAG GTAATAGTGATAGTGACGATGATGGTGGAGATgacggtgatgatgatgataaggatgataatgatggtggagGTGACGGTGATGATGTTGATAaggatggtaatgatggtggagGTGACagtggtggcgatggtgatgatgatgatgatgatgatggtgttggtgatgatgatgataaagatgataatgatggtggagGTGACagtggtggcgatggtgatgatgatgatgatgatgatgatggtgttggtgatgatgatgataaagatgataatgatggtggagGTGATGATCATGATAGAGGTAatagtgataatgatgatgatgtggaggtga